In Silurus meridionalis isolate SWU-2019-XX chromosome 7, ASM1480568v1, whole genome shotgun sequence, the genomic stretch TTGAAGTAGGTGCAAATGCCCTACACTTAAAGCTTAATAGTCAAGTCTGCTACGTCTCACAGGATAGTGAGAAAATCTGACTGCAATGGGAAATCAGCTGACAGAAATGTCTTCTAACACTCCGTTTTTGCCCAACTTTCATTCCCTCCACGTGGTGGTCATTGGACTGGACTCAGCGGGCAAAACGTCCCTCCTTTACCGACTTAAATTGAAAGAGTTTGTCGATACTATTCCGACTAAGGGCTTCAACATGGAGAAGATTAAAATGCCGGTGGGCAATGGTCGAGCCATTACTTTCCAGGTATGGGACGTGGGTGGTCAGGACAAACTACGGCCACTGTGGAAATCGTACACACGCCGCACTGATGGCATGGTTTTTGTTGTGGACTCTGCTGAAGCAGAGCGTATGGAAGAGGCCAAGGTGGAGCTTCATAAGATTACACGCACGTCAGAGAACCAGGGTGTGCCTGTACTTGTGCTA encodes the following:
- the arl4d gene encoding ADP-ribosylation factor-like protein 4D; translation: MGNQLTEMSSNTPFLPNFHSLHVVVIGLDSAGKTSLLYRLKLKEFVDTIPTKGFNMEKIKMPVGNGRAITFQVWDVGGQDKLRPLWKSYTRRTDGMVFVVDSAEAERMEEAKVELHKITRTSENQGVPVLVLANKQDLPVALPVTEVEKVLAVHELSTNTFHHVQGCSAVDGQGLQLGLEKLYEMILKRKKAVRHSKKKR